Below is a genomic region from Takifugu flavidus isolate HTHZ2018 unplaced genomic scaffold, ASM371156v2 ctg331, whole genome shotgun sequence.
tgatcacctgacaggcctctgtcaccccactgggtcatggtttcctcctttcctctcccttcctcttctcctctctctcctctcctctcctctccctccctctcctctcctctcctctcctcgtccaaGTCTAgtactagtgatgctatttcttgtgtagtttttcagcccccccccccccgtattcatttgcaggtatcgccgccttcagagctgcatgatgacctccggccccgctgacccgttgtatagtgtatttttgtgtgtgtttctgtgctctgtgcctctccctcctctcctctcctctctcctctcctctcctcctctcctctcctctctcctctcctctcctctcctcctcctctccctccgtcctctccctctcctctcctctccttccttctcccttctccttctcttctcctctcctctcctcctcctcctcctcctcctcatcctctcctctcctctcctctcctctcctctccaccccagccggccatcagcaggagggtccccatacatgagcctggtcctgctcaaggtttcttaatgttaaaggggagtttttccttgccactgttgcctgtctggggttaggccctgggattctggaaaacgccttgaaacaattttgattgtataagatgccatataaataaagattgatttgattgatttgaacaacagcaagagcatgcagagaaaaataagataaaatcgaatcGAATAGAATTTGTAGTATACAGAGAggatgtactgtatatttacaataatccaggtaatgGATACTCGGATACTCGGCCCCtatatacctgtacatagtacagagggtgaatgcaatatacatatcagaatatataatattcagattgtgctagcgggcgttatttttattgtgcagtctgacggcagccggcaggaaagatctgcgatacctctccttcacacagcgagggtggagcagccgctcactgaaggagctgcccagtgctgtcagggtgtcctgtagggggtgggacgtgttgttcagcatggatgacagcttagccatcatcctcccgtttcccaccacctgcaccgagtccaggggacatcccaggacagagctggccctccttaccagtctgtccatcctcttcctgttcctgtccgtgatgctactggaccagcagacaatcccatagaagatggctgatcccaccacagagtcatagaaagtcctcaggagtggtccctgcactccaaaagacctcagcctcctgagcaggaaaagtgtgctattgcccttcttgacaagggcatctgtgttgtgtgtccggtccaggttattgtttaagtgaacacccaGGCACTTGtgggactccaccacgtcaacatctgttcccaggatgttcaccagtgcaggcggggggttgttacgcctgcggaaatccaccaccagctccttggttttgccagcgttgatctggaggttgttccgcaggctccattccacaaagtcctgaataagttccctttACTCCGTATCGGAGCAGGTGGGcaaggatgagtctctccagcgaaggtcaagtacctcggggtcttgagtaagggaagaatggagcacgAGATTGAAAGGTGGATTGGTGCGGCATCAgcagtaatgtggactctgcaccggtccgttgtggtgaagagagagcttgaccaaaaggcgaagctctcgatttgccggtcgatcttcgttcctactcTCACCTATGTTCATGAGCTTCGGGTAATGACCGCAAGGACAAGATCATGGGTACAATTGGCCGAAATGatcttcctccgtagggtggctgggctctcccttagaaatggggtgagaagctctgccatccgggaggagctcggagtagagctgctgctccaacgcgttgagaggaaccagatgaggtggcttgggcatttagtcaggatgccccctggacgcctccctggtgaggtgttcagggcatgtccctccggtaagaggcccccgggaagacccaggacacgttggagagactatgtatCTCAACTGgtgacctaaaacatgagaaaaacaaatgaggcaaaaacagttttgaattttacttgcaaggagaacgaagagatgtgctcagttacagatctccaacacgttctgaggCACAACTTctgccatccttcttttattgaaaataggaggtccctagttacatagaattcaaatgtgcctaaagggagggggaaaacacaagatagcaggtcccatacaaagcaaaagactgtaaatcataatggtgaaaATACGTATatgtaggtcttcactgatttgattagcttagctcacatacagcacattcttccatatcagacagattaaaagaacaccttctgtgtcatgccctgcagctctatctccagtcaatgtcacttctccacagcagctgcatttctgtcgcccttgaccagagtagttcgagttgacatatcaagcatcatgaacattaagcattagcaaataataagaaacattaagtaatgagaaacaatataacaaaaataaagaatataacaaggtaaaagcaaataagagataactttaatatagtGGATCTAacaactggtctgggaacgcctggggatccccctggacgagctggaagaagtacctggggagagggaagtctgggcctctctgcttaggctgctgcccctgcgacccaAACCCGGagaagcggtagaggatggatggatttcaCAAGACACATTGATCGTTTTAGAGATAAACTGAGTAAAACAATATATAGAGAGAAATGGGGACAAAGAttagtggggtttttttccaaacaaaaacacaaaacgtAAAATTGTCACATCCAAAGCAAAATATCAGAGTTCATTTAAGactatttctttaaaaaaaatattagatACATAAAACTTAGAGAATGTCATAGCAGATGTGTGGTGGTTGCATAACCAGGATAAGAGTTTACAAGCTGATATAATTAACACCTTTGTCCTTTGCCTCCAACCTGCAGCCAGACAGCAGAACAATTAACAATTTGTATCAAAGACTTTCATTACAGTATCAATATTATGTATTCAAGGCAAAACTGATAATTATACATTTACCATTGCCTACAGTCTAACTCTTTAAGAGTCTTATGAGTCTTGGCGCTTCCTACtttaacaataacaataatcattGGTAACTACACAGGACAGAACATGTTCACTCAAATCTCAAAATTGTTTTAACTCTCATGATACAATTTAAATAGATTAAACATGGGTTAGTATAACTAAAACAGCATATGTTTATTTGGCCATTGGACCGTGGATAGACGATGAGCGACGCTTGCCTTTAGTCCTCCCTAGCAATAGGTGGCGCCATAACACTACTAAGCCTTGGTTGTGGGAATAAGATTTCCGCTTCAACGACGGTCTTTCCTTCCGGCTCCGGTCTGTATCAAGTGGAAAGGTAAAGGCCTAGTCGGCATAATAATCTAAATTTATCTTCTACATCAGTCGTTGAATTAAAgtaatttgtttgcttttagaTTGCTcctaatataataataatcttCTCATACGCATTTGTATCTTAAACTCCCTTTTATTGTCGATATTCTCATTTGATTAGTGGAAGTGAACCCGATTGTGATGTTCAGCTATCACATTTcttaaaatttacatttaaaacacttGCTAGGGACATTTGAACTGATTTATTCAACTCAAGTTGTGGTCAGAATGCAGAATTCTACTTCATCGCAAAATGAGATTAGCTTATGTTCTTTTCCGGTGGAAGCCAGTTAGTATGCAGTCAGTGTGGAACATGGTTAGTATGTAAGAAGTGACATGTTGCTTATTACAGATGCTGATGCCCAAGAAGAATCGCATTGCTATTTATGAACTCCTCTTCAAAGAGGGAGTCATGGTGGCTAAGAAAGATGTTCATCTGACCAAGCATCCCGAGCTTGCTGACAAGAATGTGCCCAACCTTCATGTGATGAAAGCGATGCAGGTGGGGATCTATGTTCATCGCTCAGGCTACGTCATACTGTAAACGTAACTCAGTAAAGATAAGATCAGTGTAGGAGCAACATCAGCGTTAGATAATAGATAATATGGCATCCTTGTTCCTTTTGAAAAGAGCACTTTTAAGTGAACAAGCTAATACAGCAAAATTGCTTTTTAGTCACTTTGCcaattgttaaaaatgtttcctcAATGTTTACTCCCCAGTCTCTGAAATCATGTGGGTATGTCAAGGAGCAATTTGCCTGGCGTCACTATTATTGGTATCTTACCAATGAAGGCATCCAGTACTTGAGAGacttcctccatcttccccctGAGATTGTGCCTGCCACCCTGCGCCGCCAGACTCGCCCTGAGACTGCAAGGCCCAGGCCCAAAGGTAAGCTGCTATTTAAGAAATAACATTTGAATTAATAGTAACATTTTATCTGATTCCGGCCTTACACCAATGATCTTAATTTGGGGGTGATTCCTGAAATCAGTGGTACGTGGTTGGCTAAGATTGTGTGTGGATATTAGATGAAACGGTGACAAAAACATTCAATCCACACTCTTGAAGTGAAGTGAATAATCTGGGAGGTTAGATTGCTTTTATACTCCCTGCAAAGTTGCCTCAGCCCCCCAATCCAAATGTATCCTACAGTCACTCTACTCTTTAAACCAACTTGGAAATCTTTAGCTGTACTCCAATTGGGATATTTCAAAGATGAAGAAATCATTTCAATACCAAGCATTCGTTTTATGTTGCGTACTGGTATCTTGGTGTGTTGATCAATTCTCATATTTGTCTATATTTGTTTTCCTGTAATTGTGTAGGAATGGAAGGAGAGAGGCCTGCCCGCTTGAATCGTGCTGAGGCTGACAGAGATACATACAGGCGATCTGCTGCTCCTCGTAAGTATACAGATGAGTCGGGCTTCTAaactttttatttctgttgtaATAATTATCTCTCCATTAGCTGGTGCTGACAAAAAAGCAGAGGCAGGTGCTGGAGCTGCCACAGAGTTCCAGTTCGTAAGTATTAatgcaatttttattttacCTACACCCGCCCATCTATTTGACAGTATTTTAAAGGAATCAGTGAAAATATTGATCTTTTTGACCCCGATTTATCCACATTGCAGAGAGGTGGCTTTGGGCGTGGCAGAGGACAGCAGCCTCAGTAAATTTTACTCTTTCTGtacaataaagaaaaatgccTGTCCAGTTTGCTTAGTGTGGAGTTGTTCtgtttaaaagctttttatAATTAAGTGGAAAATGTCAAATCTTATAAAAGGTAAAGATGATTTACAGCATCTAATCATTTAATTTGAACAATTAACCTAAAATTCTGGCCCAAAACACACTCACCTGTCATGCTGATATAAGTCAAATGATTTCAGTCCCTCATTGGCAGCCCTTGTccttacattttttttaatgcacaaGTGCAATGATCAACAAGGGGCTGAATGTGAAAtacttgtgtttatttgttggcACATTTATATTACAATCTTAAGTCTCACTGGCTTCATTCCCAAATGAGGAAACAAAATTCCATTGACAAGCATGAAACTTCAAGGATGAACTCAACAATTTAAAGTGTACGgatgttttattaaacatttcaatCAATAAACTTGCCTGTTCCCAAGTCACTCATGAccacaggagcatcaattcaCTGGTAAATGAAATCTGTAATACTGCTCACTTTCATTGTGGCTACCAGGCAGGGCATTACTTTTTCTGGACAGTTCTGAGTAACTCGATGGGTAAGAACTGGTCCTGTGATGTACAACCATGACAGCGGAGATCGCCattgaggaggagcagcagcttcatcagaATGCCACAGACTTCATTTAACTGACAGATTTTATACAATTTAAGTTTCCTCCTGTACTCAAACCTTTAGTCAAATAGTATGAATCACCATGCTCGTGGTGCTGTATAACATTTAAATAAGTTTCTTGTCAAAAACCTTGGGAACAAATTAAGATGTTATAAATGAGTAAATTCTTAACCACAAGTCTTTGCAAAGTGCAAGGTTGACTACTTTAAAACAAGGCTGACTTTGTGGGCATCATGGCCAAAGACTGAAGAATGTCTAACTACATATATAAAATACATGAATTCAGTGTGAACAGTCAAGCAGATGACTGGAAGATGGTGTAGAGCACAAGCAGACATATGACCCCACACAACGTTACAACGATATAAAATCAATTGTGCTTGGGGGAGGCGTGAAGGCATCCAAATTGTTAATTTCCTAAAGTATAATTAGAATTTTGGCTTGTGATGAGAAAATTTGGACCAGTTGAAAGTTGGACAtgaacaggaaaacaaaccctGATTTGATAGTTTGTCGTGATCTGCTTGAATTCTAAATTAAAATGGTGCTTTGAAACTGCCAAAGTGGAGAGCGGACTcatcccacacaaacacaatttagaTTAGAAACAGGGTTTGGACTATATTTGATTCCAAACAGCCTCCTCACTTTCAGTTATTGCCATGGTGGTTGTTCTTTAGCCTCAGGTGTCCTCCATGCTTCCCCAGAGTTCCATCATCTTCAATACCATTGAAACAAATCCTTTTATCACTCAACGTGATGTGTACAGTCCTCAAATATTTGGAAAATGCTTTGTCATTTATGTACTATCAACTCTAATCTGTGCAGAAATAATCAGTTTACAATAATAACCTATAACATGCCAAGTACAGCGCCTCCAGTTTCACAGTATTGAGTCCATTGCCTCACGCCGCCTCGCGGTCGTGCGGTGCAGCTCGGCTTATGAGACTTTTGCCCCGCCTTtagagagaaaacacattaacaaAATAATTTTACATGTTAAAAACAAGGTGTCAACTATACAAGGCTTGTTGGTTCCGCATCTTGCCAAAGACAGTATTAgagattcatttatttcattgttgTGATTGTTTTTGGAGATGCAGATTAAATACTGAGGGTTTTAAAAGTAGGGGGGAAAGTGCCTATTGTAGGCACCAGTACTTTGCTGTCAGTGTAAACAATTACTTACAAACAAATGATTAATGAAATAAGATTTAATATCTTATGATATGTGCTGATTTTCTTTAAACATACAAATCAATGATTTTGAGATTTAGAACTTCTACCGACTCGGTATTTGGAGGGAAGACTGACGTTAGTGAcacaattttaaatgaaaaacgTGGTAAAGACACTGAGGAAAAAGTGTGGTTCATTCTACACAGTATGTTGACATTCTTTCACTCTTTTCCAGAATGTATATTCTGTCTGAGTGAACTTGTAGTGCTT
It encodes:
- the LOC130520264 gene encoding 40S ribosomal protein S10 produces the protein MLMPKKNRIAIYELLFKEGVMVAKKDVHLTKHPELADKNVPNLHVMKAMQSLKSCGYVKEQFAWRHYYWYLTNEGIQYLRDFLHLPPEIVPATLRRQTRPETARPRPKGMEGERPARLNRAEADRDTYRRSAAPPGADKKAEAGAGAATEFQFRGGFGRGRGQQPQ